The Thalassotalea sp. HSM 43 genome window below encodes:
- a CDS encoding CopL family metal-binding regulatory protein: protein MSFLKMFLCLVFVVAQFGQASAMQNHQCEQQTNTSSQMHMSHDMSHDMHQQHGEHHQMADADSQHNMHADMAMDCCGDDCACPSNACSSVVFILAQATHTDANIAPLKIRVADKSSLTALQTNLYRPPIIA from the coding sequence GTGTCGTTTTTAAAGATGTTTTTATGTTTGGTGTTTGTCGTTGCTCAATTCGGGCAGGCAAGTGCTATGCAAAATCATCAATGCGAACAACAAACTAATACCAGCTCACAAATGCACATGAGCCATGACATGAGCCACGATATGCATCAACAGCACGGTGAACATCATCAAATGGCTGACGCAGACAGCCAGCACAACATGCACGCTGATATGGCAATGGATTGTTGTGGTGACGATTGTGCTTGCCCAAGCAATGCATGTTCGTCTGTGGTATTCATTCTTGCTCAAGCAACACACACTGATGCCAACATCGCCCCGCTTAAAATCCGCGTAGCCGACAAATCGTCGCTAACGGCGTTACAAACCAACCTTTATCGCCCACCTATTATCGCTTGA
- a CDS encoding efflux RND transporter permease subunit translates to MIAAIIRYCIANRVLVLIASIILVLAGIYSVKNTPVDAIPDLSDVQVIVKTSYPGQSPQVVQDQVTFPLTSALLSVPGAKTVRGFSFFGDSYVYVIFSDDTDLYWARSRVLEYLDQASQDLPQGVKPQLGPDATGVGWVYLYALKDTTGQHDLAELTSIQDWFLRYELQTVPGVSEVARVGGMVKQYQVQIDVNKLRAYNIPLSRLEMALQQGNQEMGASVIEMAEAEYMVTSKGYINSIADIETIPLGSNDKGVPLTVKDIAEVRLGPQMRRGVAELNGEGEVVGGVVVMRFGENAETTIDGIRTKLAELKKGLPQGVEIVTVYDRSALIDRAVDNLWQKLSEELLVVVLVCVLFLFHIRSALVAVISLPLGILAAFIIMNLQGINANIMSLGGIAIAIGAMTDGAIVMIENMHKHMQKTPLTAENRWQIVTKSATEVGPALFFSLLIITVSFLPVFILEAQEGRMFAPLAYTKTYAMAAAAGLAITLTPVLMGYFIRGNVISEQKNPLNRLLIALYTPVVKLVVRFPKITVIVAIVVTVLGFYPADKIGSEFMPELDEGDLMYMPTTYPGISIGKARELLQQTDKLIRTIPEVENVFGKVGRAQTATDPAPLTMIETFIQLKPRHLWREGISTDDIIAELDQRVKFPGLTNAWVMPIKTRIDMLATGVKTPVGIKVAGADLRVIERIGQDIETLLSDLAGTASVYSERVAGGRYLTIDINRLAAARYGLNIADVQQIISTAVGGRQVTQTVEGLARYPVNMRYGQDYRNSPQALALLPVITPDGQHIALGEIASIAIEDGPPGIKSENARINGWTFIDIENVDIGSYVQNAKSLLAEQLDLPAGYSVNFAGQYEYMLRAQQKLSFVLPLTLAIIVVLLYLNFRRFSEVMIILLTLPMAMVGGLWLLYLEGFYFSVAVGVGFIALAGVAVEIGVLMLVYLNQSLTDAKQDRQQSQLTDVEFRQAIVDGASKRIRPVIMTVATIIIGLMPILYGTGTGSEVMSRIAAPMVGGMSSALVLALLLLPAVFALVKRREYVKLD, encoded by the coding sequence ATGATCGCCGCCATTATTCGCTATTGCATTGCTAATCGCGTACTTGTGCTTATTGCCAGTATCATTCTGGTATTGGCGGGTATTTACTCGGTAAAAAATACACCTGTTGATGCGATCCCTGATTTGTCGGATGTGCAGGTGATAGTGAAAACCAGTTATCCGGGACAATCGCCACAGGTTGTGCAAGACCAAGTAACTTTTCCGCTTACCAGTGCCTTGTTGTCTGTGCCTGGGGCTAAGACGGTACGAGGATTCTCTTTTTTTGGCGACTCCTATGTCTACGTCATTTTTTCAGATGACACCGATTTATATTGGGCACGCTCTCGAGTTTTGGAGTATTTGGATCAAGCCAGTCAAGATTTGCCGCAAGGGGTAAAACCACAATTAGGACCCGATGCGACCGGCGTCGGCTGGGTCTATCTTTATGCTTTGAAGGATACCACGGGGCAACACGACCTTGCTGAGTTGACCAGTATTCAAGATTGGTTTTTACGTTATGAGTTGCAAACCGTTCCTGGTGTCAGCGAAGTCGCTCGAGTCGGCGGCATGGTGAAACAGTATCAGGTGCAAATCGACGTTAATAAATTGCGCGCTTATAACATTCCATTGTCTCGTTTAGAAATGGCGCTTCAACAAGGCAATCAAGAAATGGGCGCCTCGGTTATTGAGATGGCTGAAGCGGAATACATGGTCACCAGTAAAGGCTACATCAATTCAATAGCCGATATTGAAACCATCCCCCTTGGTAGTAATGACAAAGGCGTACCATTAACGGTGAAAGATATTGCTGAGGTGCGACTGGGGCCGCAAATGCGCCGCGGCGTGGCTGAGCTTAACGGTGAAGGTGAAGTCGTTGGCGGTGTGGTGGTCATGCGCTTTGGTGAAAATGCCGAAACTACCATCGATGGCATTCGCACTAAGTTAGCAGAGCTAAAAAAGGGCCTGCCGCAAGGCGTTGAAATTGTTACCGTTTACGACCGTTCGGCATTAATCGATCGAGCCGTTGACAACCTCTGGCAAAAACTAAGCGAAGAGTTATTGGTGGTGGTACTGGTTTGTGTGCTGTTCTTATTTCATATTCGCTCAGCACTAGTCGCAGTCATCAGTTTACCTTTAGGCATTCTAGCTGCCTTCATCATCATGAATTTACAAGGCATCAACGCCAATATTATGTCACTCGGTGGCATTGCCATTGCTATTGGTGCGATGACCGATGGCGCTATTGTGATGATTGAAAATATGCACAAGCATATGCAAAAAACACCATTAACGGCGGAGAATCGTTGGCAAATCGTGACCAAATCTGCCACTGAAGTCGGGCCGGCACTGTTCTTCAGTTTGTTAATTATCACCGTCAGCTTTTTGCCCGTGTTTATTCTTGAAGCACAAGAAGGGCGCATGTTCGCGCCATTGGCTTATACCAAAACGTATGCCATGGCAGCGGCCGCAGGTTTAGCAATTACCCTAACGCCGGTTCTTATGGGCTACTTTATTCGCGGTAACGTGATCAGTGAGCAAAAGAACCCACTTAACCGCTTATTAATTGCGCTATATACGCCAGTCGTTAAGCTCGTGGTACGCTTCCCAAAAATCACCGTTATTGTTGCAATTGTGGTGACGGTGTTAGGCTTTTATCCCGCGGACAAAATCGGCAGTGAATTTATGCCAGAGCTTGATGAAGGGGATCTAATGTATATGCCAACCACATACCCTGGCATATCGATAGGTAAAGCACGCGAGTTATTGCAACAAACCGACAAATTAATCCGCACCATTCCTGAAGTGGAAAACGTGTTTGGCAAAGTCGGTAGAGCGCAAACAGCAACGGATCCAGCGCCGCTGACAATGATCGAAACCTTTATTCAGCTTAAACCGAGACACCTTTGGCGTGAAGGCATTAGCACCGATGACATCATTGCCGAATTAGACCAACGGGTAAAATTCCCTGGGCTAACTAATGCTTGGGTTATGCCCATAAAAACACGCATTGATATGCTGGCAACTGGTGTAAAAACACCGGTCGGCATCAAGGTTGCTGGCGCTGATTTGCGTGTTATTGAACGTATAGGCCAAGATATTGAAACCTTGTTATCTGATCTTGCTGGTACCGCCTCGGTTTATTCTGAGCGAGTCGCGGGTGGGCGTTACTTAACTATCGACATCAATCGCCTCGCGGCGGCGCGTTATGGTCTTAATATCGCCGATGTGCAGCAAATCATCAGTACCGCCGTTGGCGGTAGACAAGTCACACAAACCGTTGAAGGTCTGGCTCGCTACCCGGTTAACATGCGCTATGGGCAAGATTACCGCAACTCGCCACAGGCATTAGCACTATTGCCTGTCATTACACCGGATGGTCAACATATCGCCCTTGGCGAGATTGCCAGTATAGCCATTGAAGACGGCCCGCCAGGGATCAAGAGTGAAAATGCGCGCATTAATGGCTGGACCTTTATCGACATTGAAAACGTCGATATTGGCAGTTACGTACAAAACGCTAAATCATTATTAGCCGAGCAGTTGGATCTGCCGGCGGGGTATTCGGTAAACTTTGCAGGCCAATACGAATACATGTTGCGGGCACAACAAAAACTGAGTTTTGTACTGCCGCTGACATTGGCGATCATTGTCGTTTTGCTTTATCTAAACTTTCGTCGTTTTAGCGAGGTTATGATTATTTTATTAACCCTACCGATGGCCATGGTCGGTGGCTTATGGCTGCTTTACCTCGAAGGCTTTTATTTCTCGGTTGCCGTTGGCGTAGGCTTTATCGCTTTAGCTGGTGTTGCGGTTGAAATTGGCGTGCTTATGCTCGTCTACTTAAATCAATCTCTGACCGATGCTAAGCAGGATAGACAACAATCTCAGCTTACCGACGTTGAATTTCGACAAGCCATCGTCGATGGTGCCAGTAAACGAATTAGACCGGTAATTATGACAGTTGCGACCATTATTATTGGCTTAATGCCTATCTTGTATGGCACAGGTACAGGCTCTGAAGTCATGAGCCGTATTGCCGCGCCTATGGTAGGTGGCATGAGCAGTGCCTTAGTCTTAGCATTGCTACTTTTACCTGCTGTTTTTGCCTTGGTTAAACGCCGCGAATATGTCAAACTGGACTGA
- the galU gene encoding UTP--glucose-1-phosphate uridylyltransferase GalU, translating to MAQQEQIKKIRKAVIPVAGLGTRMLPATKAIPKEMLPVVDKPLIQYIVNECIAAGIKEIVLVTHSSKNAIENHFDKQFELETTLEKRVKRQLLDEVQSICPKGVTIMHVRQGEAKGLGHAVLKALPIVGNEPFAVVLPDVLIDDVASNPKTENLAAMLNRFNETGVSQIMVEPVAQELVSSYGVVDCGGENVAAGESCTMTQIVEKPALEDAPSNLAVVGRYILSNNIWQLLEMTPPGAGDEIQLTDAIATLMKLENVEAFHMTGKSHDCGSKLGYMKANVEYGLRHPELGEEYKAYLSGLNL from the coding sequence ATGGCTCAGCAAGAGCAAATTAAAAAAATTAGAAAAGCGGTTATTCCAGTAGCTGGACTGGGAACTCGTATGTTACCGGCAACAAAAGCCATTCCAAAAGAAATGTTGCCTGTTGTTGATAAGCCACTGATTCAATACATAGTGAATGAATGTATAGCCGCTGGTATCAAAGAAATTGTACTGGTTACCCATTCATCAAAAAATGCCATTGAAAACCACTTTGATAAGCAGTTTGAACTTGAAACGACGTTAGAAAAGCGTGTTAAACGTCAGTTGTTAGATGAAGTTCAATCGATCTGCCCTAAAGGCGTCACCATTATGCACGTGCGTCAAGGCGAAGCGAAAGGTCTTGGTCATGCGGTATTAAAAGCGTTACCTATTGTCGGTAATGAGCCGTTTGCGGTTGTACTGCCTGATGTTTTGATTGATGACGTAGCAAGTAACCCTAAAACCGAAAATTTAGCGGCTATGCTTAATCGATTTAATGAAACCGGCGTTAGTCAGATCATGGTTGAGCCAGTAGCGCAAGAATTAGTAAGCAGTTACGGTGTGGTAGATTGTGGCGGCGAGAACGTTGCCGCTGGTGAGTCTTGCACCATGACACAAATTGTTGAGAAACCAGCGCTTGAAGATGCGCCTTCAAATCTAGCCGTTGTTGGTCGTTATATTTTATCTAATAACATATGGCAACTGCTGGAAATGACTCCTCCCGGAGCTGGTGATGAAATCCAGTTAACGGATGCTATCGCAACCTTAATGAAGCTTGAAAATGTAGAAGCGTTTCATATGACCGGTAAATCTCACGATTGCGGCTCAAAATTGGGTTATATGAAAGCAAATGTTGAATATGGTTTACGTCACCCTGAATTAGGTGAAGAATATAAAGCCTATTTAAGTGGTTTGAATTTGTAA
- a CDS encoding capsule biosynthesis protein → MKNVLFLQSPLGTFFKYMANHFSTHGHKTFKINFNGGDRVYAGADHQFDYQGKTADWGKYIMSFIDEHNISDLVLYGDCRFYHRVAITVAKAKGIKVWCFEEGYLRAGFITLEQDGCNAYSTLNCSLDTIQSTVAKPVKSEVQVGPTFKKRLWYAVRYYIAATLTQNEFPHYEHHRPWSSWQECCFWLNNFKQKLTSKVKDIGVKRHVFRKFDQKFFLLPLQVQVDYQLREHSPFSSVEEVIKHVVISFAKNANKAEALLIKHHPQDRGFFNYRKLIKRLALQHNLMDRVFYVHDVNLPDIYRHAKGVVTVNSTVGISSLIHHLPTMTLGKALYDIEGITYQGSLNDFWTSNFTVDEELFAKFHSHVQQQTQIPGDFYKGRRRLIDRVYDVIQSSPKISEIRKAS, encoded by the coding sequence ATGAAAAACGTATTATTTCTACAAAGCCCACTTGGTACTTTTTTTAAGTACATGGCGAATCACTTTTCTACTCATGGACATAAAACCTTTAAAATTAATTTTAATGGTGGCGATAGAGTATACGCAGGGGCAGATCATCAGTTTGATTACCAAGGAAAAACTGCTGATTGGGGGAAGTATATTATGAGCTTTATTGACGAGCATAATATATCCGATCTGGTTTTGTATGGTGACTGTCGCTTTTATCATCGTGTTGCAATAACTGTTGCTAAAGCTAAAGGTATCAAAGTATGGTGTTTTGAAGAAGGGTATTTACGCGCTGGTTTTATCACATTGGAGCAAGATGGTTGCAATGCCTATTCAACATTGAATTGTTCGCTAGATACGATTCAATCGACCGTTGCCAAACCTGTAAAAAGTGAGGTTCAAGTTGGGCCGACCTTTAAAAAGAGATTGTGGTATGCGGTGCGCTATTATATCGCAGCAACTCTTACCCAAAATGAATTTCCACACTATGAACACCATAGGCCTTGGTCGAGTTGGCAAGAGTGCTGTTTTTGGTTAAATAATTTTAAACAAAAGTTAACTTCTAAAGTAAAAGATATAGGAGTTAAACGACATGTTTTTCGTAAGTTTGATCAAAAATTTTTCTTATTACCTTTGCAGGTACAAGTTGATTATCAACTACGCGAACACTCACCGTTTTCTAGTGTTGAAGAAGTTATTAAACACGTAGTAATATCCTTTGCAAAAAATGCGAACAAAGCCGAAGCGCTCTTAATAAAGCATCACCCTCAAGATCGAGGCTTTTTCAATTATAGAAAGCTGATCAAGCGATTGGCATTGCAACATAACCTGATGGACCGAGTATTTTACGTGCATGATGTCAATTTACCTGACATATATCGTCATGCAAAAGGGGTCGTGACAGTTAATTCGACCGTGGGAATATCAAGTTTAATCCACCATTTACCTACGATGACGTTGGGTAAGGCTCTTTATGATATTGAGGGGATTACTTATCAGGGAAGCCTAAATGATTTTTGGACATCAAATTTTACCGTTGATGAAGAACTATTTGCTAAGTTTCACTCTCATGTTCAACAACAGACGCAAATACCAGGCGATTTTTACAAAGGCCGAAGGCGTTTAATTGATAGAGTGTATGATGTGATTCAATCATCTCCTAAGATTTCAGAGATTCGTAAAGCGAGTTAA
- a CDS encoding acyloxyacyl hydrolase, producing MKGVIHTTRRVSCILLGLSGLFLTSAHAIDEHQVAVSYAYPTTDQNLDIQKVEVSYLFPEFQALEKQPLYWYPVVNAGQLQTSGGDSEILGGGLGLSWYWSNELKVAVEGGMYWYSDYEFGEQGVAYKDYGGPWQFYYRLGPVYSFDRDTRAGFAFQHISNANRYDSNPAFDSYQFYFVYDF from the coding sequence ATGAAGGGTGTTATACACACCACAAGACGGGTGTCTTGTATTTTACTGGGCCTATCAGGCCTTTTTTTAACGAGTGCTCATGCGATTGATGAGCATCAGGTTGCTGTGTCTTATGCGTATCCAACTACAGATCAAAATCTGGATATCCAAAAAGTAGAGGTCAGCTATTTATTTCCCGAGTTTCAAGCGCTTGAAAAACAGCCCTTGTATTGGTATCCGGTGGTTAATGCCGGGCAGTTGCAAACCTCGGGTGGTGATAGTGAGATTCTCGGTGGCGGATTAGGTTTGAGTTGGTATTGGTCAAATGAACTGAAAGTTGCTGTCGAAGGTGGTATGTACTGGTATAGCGATTATGAGTTTGGTGAGCAAGGCGTTGCTTATAAAGATTATGGCGGTCCGTGGCAGTTTTATTATCGACTCGGGCCTGTTTATAGTTTTGATCGTGACACCCGAGCGGGGTTTGCTTTTCAGCACATATCCAACGCCAATCGTTATGATTCAAACCCAGCGTTTGATTCCTATCAGTTTTATTTCGTCTACGATTTTTAA
- a CDS encoding PepSY domain-containing protein, with protein MLKLARKYHKWLMYFIGIQFLIWSLSGLYMVSQDIHGIHGESVLNKASAIDLDKVRFSINELLQRYPDAKNVQLQAYANRQVYRLQSDQHDNKWLLIDAVSGDLLNTIDRQMAIDIAKRRITLAANDANDANTANNANKANKANNSNIASIELLSAQHPVEEISPRKLPVWQVQFDDGLATTVYIDHFSGEVVNIRHHLWRIFDWMWRLHIVDYDDGADINNPYLWGLSILALLATLAGLILTIKWLANKFSRITTLSSADGTKQLLRVRSKWYQAIHKLVSALVVIQFLLWLISGLYLAGFSEKVVLPKQPQWPQNWANSLANTSRLLDIAMLRSKLSGQAANDQIALQSVELIWRFDAPHYLLTFYRGAHQYQPRKQLLLHAQTGQPVVLDKASVVNLAAALNPQPQHISDTKYFYGMPKDGVFSRDIAGFSNPYWRLSLADAQQTYLYIDAQHGGLIDVSTTNTRIDDLMLKLHFMDYANNGSFNHWLIICFSLLSLLMSITGVIWLLKSLQRKRLTIRKAGGFVS; from the coding sequence ATGCTCAAACTGGCGCGTAAATACCACAAATGGCTGATGTACTTTATTGGTATTCAGTTTTTAATTTGGAGTCTGTCTGGCCTTTACATGGTCAGTCAGGACATCCATGGTATTCATGGCGAGTCGGTGTTAAATAAAGCTAGCGCAATTGATCTCGACAAGGTTCGCTTTTCAATAAATGAGCTATTACAGCGTTACCCTGATGCCAAAAACGTTCAACTGCAGGCTTATGCCAACAGGCAAGTGTATCGACTGCAATCTGACCAGCATGATAATAAGTGGTTATTAATCGATGCCGTTAGCGGCGACTTGTTAAATACGATTGATCGGCAAATGGCGATAGATATCGCCAAGCGACGCATTACTTTAGCCGCTAACGACGCTAACGACGCTAACACCGCGAACAATGCTAACAAAGCTAACAAAGCTAACAACAGCAATATTGCCTCAATTGAGTTGCTTAGCGCGCAACACCCAGTTGAAGAAATATCTCCTCGCAAGCTGCCAGTCTGGCAAGTCCAGTTTGATGATGGTTTAGCAACCACCGTCTATATCGACCATTTTTCCGGTGAAGTGGTAAATATTCGCCACCATTTGTGGCGTATTTTTGATTGGATGTGGCGACTGCACATTGTTGATTACGACGATGGTGCTGACATTAATAACCCGTATTTATGGGGTTTATCCATTTTGGCGCTATTGGCCACATTGGCAGGGTTAATTCTGACCATAAAATGGCTCGCTAATAAATTTAGCCGTATAACCACGCTAAGCTCGGCGGATGGTACTAAGCAGCTGTTGCGAGTTCGTTCTAAATGGTACCAAGCGATACATAAACTGGTGTCCGCTTTAGTGGTCATACAATTTTTACTTTGGTTAATCTCCGGTTTGTATTTAGCCGGATTCAGTGAAAAAGTGGTGTTACCAAAACAACCGCAGTGGCCGCAAAACTGGGCAAACTCATTGGCCAATACCTCCCGTTTGCTGGACATCGCTATGCTCAGATCAAAATTAAGCGGCCAGGCTGCTAATGATCAGATAGCTCTGCAGTCTGTTGAGCTGATCTGGCGCTTTGATGCTCCGCATTATTTACTCACCTTCTATCGTGGTGCTCATCAGTATCAGCCACGCAAACAGCTATTATTGCATGCGCAAACAGGGCAACCTGTGGTGCTGGATAAAGCATCAGTAGTAAATTTAGCGGCGGCGCTTAATCCTCAGCCACAACACATTAGTGATACTAAATACTTTTATGGAATGCCCAAAGATGGTGTGTTTTCTCGCGATATCGCCGGTTTCAGCAACCCATATTGGCGTCTTTCGTTAGCTGATGCGCAACAAACTTATCTGTATATTGATGCACAACATGGCGGTTTAATTGATGTATCGACTACAAACACTCGAATTGATGATTTAATGCTAAAACTGCACTTTATGGATTACGCCAATAACGGCAGTTTTAACCACTGGCTCATTATCTGTTTTTCATTGCTCAGCCTGCTGATGTCTATCACCGGGGTGATTTGGCTGTTAAAGTCATTGCAGAGAAAGCGCCTGACAATTCGTAAAGCCGGTGGCTTTGTCTCATAA
- a CDS encoding phospholipase D family protein: MPHKTVPLLILLTVSVLVLFTACSHPGLSSLSVDEDYCALIPPVENDISLSKLLVPDLDQMKNRTGIYVLERGSEAVLTRAWLSDHAEKSIDVQYFIFSADNVGLLATYYLVAAAERGVKVRVIIDDILVDAKAKDLLIVDSHPNIDIKIYNPVANVGKNIVEKFFHVGTNFYNLNQRMHNKSFIVDGRVSITGGRNVANEYYGFDREYNFRDRDVLMIGGQTRSVQNSFEQFWYSPYAVPVSELIHLPNDTDIALNVEALNQYACNPKHFYPSVRQRINLVPTFYQRLKDEKQLLWLDDVEYLSDFPGKNTDTNGWYGSGHTTDKIRKLISAAKHSVVIHTPYLVTKSQTKKLFKELIERGVRVSILTNSLASTDNIEAFSGYHRDRERLIAIGIELYEFRPDANIRRQVMMEEIVAEEKDMPVFGLHAKSIVIDQHIAIIGTHNLDPRSDNLNTEAITIIKSQNIAKKLNSYMVEEMQPENAWRIRADFNPDDESSLFKRLQMRLRKLVPKKIL; the protein is encoded by the coding sequence ATGCCGCATAAAACTGTGCCTTTACTAATACTATTAACGGTGTCGGTACTGGTATTGTTTACCGCTTGCTCACACCCAGGCTTGTCTTCACTGAGCGTGGATGAAGATTATTGTGCCCTTATCCCGCCGGTTGAAAATGATATTAGCCTAAGTAAATTGCTTGTCCCCGATCTCGATCAAATGAAAAATCGCACCGGAATTTATGTTCTTGAAAGAGGCAGTGAAGCTGTGCTGACGCGTGCTTGGTTATCAGACCATGCCGAAAAGAGTATTGATGTTCAATATTTTATTTTTTCTGCTGATAATGTCGGATTGCTAGCGACTTATTATTTGGTGGCAGCAGCAGAGCGCGGCGTCAAAGTTAGGGTGATCATTGACGATATTTTAGTAGATGCCAAAGCCAAGGATTTGTTGATTGTCGACTCACACCCCAACATAGACATAAAAATATACAACCCAGTTGCTAATGTCGGTAAGAATATTGTTGAAAAGTTTTTTCATGTTGGTACCAATTTTTATAACCTAAATCAGCGCATGCACAATAAAAGTTTTATTGTCGATGGCCGGGTCAGCATCACCGGTGGCCGTAACGTCGCCAATGAATACTATGGATTCGACAGAGAGTATAATTTTCGAGACAGAGATGTGTTGATGATTGGCGGGCAAACGCGCTCGGTACAAAATTCTTTCGAACAATTTTGGTATAGCCCTTATGCGGTGCCGGTAAGCGAGCTTATTCACCTGCCAAACGACACAGATATTGCTCTTAATGTTGAGGCATTGAATCAATATGCCTGTAACCCAAAGCATTTTTACCCAAGTGTGCGCCAACGAATTAATCTGGTGCCGACATTCTACCAACGCCTTAAAGATGAGAAACAATTGCTTTGGTTAGATGATGTAGAGTATTTATCTGATTTTCCGGGAAAAAATACCGATACCAATGGTTGGTATGGTAGCGGACACACAACAGACAAGATCCGTAAGCTGATCAGCGCTGCAAAACACTCGGTTGTTATTCATACACCGTATTTAGTGACTAAAAGTCAGACTAAAAAGTTATTTAAAGAGTTGATTGAACGTGGCGTTCGGGTGTCTATTTTAACCAATAGTTTGGCATCAACCGATAACATTGAAGCGTTTAGTGGTTATCATCGAGATAGAGAACGTTTGATTGCAATAGGCATTGAACTCTATGAATTTAGGCCAGATGCCAACATTAGACGGCAAGTGATGATGGAAGAGATCGTCGCTGAAGAGAAAGACATGCCTGTATTCGGATTGCATGCTAAATCAATCGTTATCGACCAACATATCGCCATCATCGGCACCCATAATCTCGATCCGCGCAGTGATAATTTAAATACCGAAGCGATTACCATTATAAAGTCACAGAACATTGCTAAAAAACTCAATAGCTACATGGTTGAAGAAATGCAGCCAGAAAATGCTTGGCGTATTCGTGCTGACTTTAATCCTGACGATGAAAGTAGTCTATTCAAACGCTTGCAAATGCGCCTGCGCAAACTGGTGCCGAAAAAAATATTATAG
- a CDS encoding efflux RND transporter periplasmic adaptor subunit, which produces MSTGKISTLVVGVVLGAAAVFGYQQFAINDGAVEQSSEKKPLYWVAPMDANYRRDKPGKSPMGMDLVPVYEEDDPSDEYGPGAISIAPNVVNNLGVKTQIVERRSLTESIEALGQVVYNEDSLIHLHPRVEGWVDNLYVRAVGNPVKKGQPLYTMYSLELVNAQQEYLVALNSKQALLIEAARQRLLSLKINDEFIDILHKSRKVSQSVTFYAPQSGIIDGLNVREGFYVEPGTTLMSIGQLDEVWVEAEVFASQSHLLAPGQSVVMSVDYLPGKQFSGVVNYIYPTLDASSRAYRLRIRFANPERLLKPNMYAKVHIDVGTSESLLTVPTDAVIRTGKQDKVVVAFGGGKFKSVEVKLGRNINGYTEILSGLLEGDFVVTSAQFLLDSESSNSSDFQRIQAKQLPAATVDGVINAIDSDNRVVNISRGPIEKWDRPAATMDFILASHIDIEQLKVGMKVTFTFEIDDDFVVIKIAPQESHSSHAGHDMGGES; this is translated from the coding sequence ATGTCGACCGGTAAAATCTCGACATTGGTAGTTGGTGTTGTTCTCGGCGCCGCTGCTGTATTTGGTTATCAACAGTTCGCTATTAATGATGGTGCTGTAGAGCAATCAAGTGAAAAGAAACCTTTGTATTGGGTGGCGCCAATGGACGCCAACTATCGCCGTGATAAGCCAGGTAAGTCGCCGATGGGCATGGACTTGGTGCCGGTGTATGAAGAAGACGATCCAAGTGATGAATACGGCCCAGGGGCGATAAGCATTGCGCCAAATGTGGTCAATAACTTGGGCGTGAAAACGCAAATCGTAGAGCGTCGCAGTTTAACGGAATCGATTGAGGCGCTTGGTCAGGTGGTATACAACGAAGACAGCTTGATACATCTGCATCCTCGGGTCGAAGGCTGGGTTGATAATTTGTATGTGCGCGCCGTGGGTAATCCTGTAAAGAAAGGCCAGCCGTTATACACCATGTATTCCTTGGAGTTAGTCAACGCTCAGCAAGAGTATTTAGTGGCGTTGAACTCCAAACAAGCATTACTTATTGAAGCGGCACGTCAGCGTTTACTAAGCCTTAAAATAAACGATGAATTTATCGACATCTTGCATAAAAGTCGCAAGGTCTCGCAGTCTGTTACGTTTTATGCGCCGCAATCAGGCATCATTGATGGCCTAAATGTTCGAGAAGGGTTTTATGTTGAACCGGGCACCACCTTAATGAGCATTGGCCAGTTGGATGAAGTCTGGGTTGAAGCAGAAGTGTTTGCCTCTCAGAGTCACTTACTCGCACCCGGACAATCGGTGGTGATGAGCGTGGACTATTTACCAGGCAAGCAATTTTCAGGGGTTGTTAACTATATCTACCCAACCTTAGATGCCAGTTCTCGCGCCTATCGATTGCGTATTCGCTTTGCCAATCCTGAGCGGTTATTAAAACCCAATATGTATGCCAAGGTGCACATCGATGTAGGCACAAGTGAGTCATTACTTACCGTGCCGACCGATGCCGTTATTCGTACCGGCAAACAAGATAAAGTCGTTGTTGCCTTTGGTGGCGGCAAGTTTAAAAGCGTTGAGGTTAAACTCGGTCGCAATATTAATGGCTATACCGAAATCTTATCGGGGTTACTGGAAGGCGATTTTGTGGTTACCTCAGCTCAGTTTCTATTGGACTCCGAATCGAGTAACAGCTCTGACTTTCAACGTATTCAGGCCAAACAATTACCAGCGGCAACCGTTGATGGTGTAATTAACGCCATTGATAGCGACAACAGAGTGGTTAATATTTCCCGTGGACCGATTGAAAAGTGGGATAGACCAGCAGCGACAATGGATTTCATACTTGCCTCTCATATAGATATCGAACAGCTAAAGGTTGGCATGAAAGTAACCTTTACTTTTGAAATTGACGATGATTTTGTGGTGATTAAGATAGCCCCGCAAGAGTCTCATTCGTCGCATGCTGGGCACGATATGGGTGGGGAGAGCTAA